In Xenopus laevis strain J_2021 chromosome 2S, Xenopus_laevis_v10.1, whole genome shotgun sequence, a genomic segment contains:
- the LOC108709123 gene encoding G-protein coupled receptor 183, producing MAYTTSITLTTQNHSNTITCDLYSHSNTARIAMPLFYSFVLLFGLFGNLLALLVIYQNRRKLNSTTLYSTNLVISDILFATALPTRITYYALGFHWPFGETVCRITSLFFYINTYAGVNFMTCLSVDRFFAVVHPHRYNKVRREKYAKLICVFVWVIVFSQTFPLLLQQMSKEESNGKVSCMEYPNFETIPNLPFMLLGACFIGYVIPLGIILVCYTKISIKLCQITKENPLSEKLGTNKKAINTIILIIAVFLICFTPYHISIIQHMIKKLTYTPDCSELQHFQIGLHITVCLMNLNSCLDPFIYFFTCKGYNRKIMKILKRQVSVSSSSATRPAAEESSRDIVESQFMGPTNISKRHN from the coding sequence ATGGCTTACACTACGTCAATAACTCTAACGACACAAAATCATTCCAATACAATCACATGTGATTTGTACAGTCATAGCAACACAGCACGGATTGCCATGCCACTGTTTTacagttttgttttgttatttggaCTGTTTGGTAATCTTTTGGCTTTACTGGTAATATATCAAAATAGAAGAAAGCTGAACTCGACCACTCTATACTCCACAAACCTTGTCATTTCAGACATTCTATTTGCTACTGCTTTACCAACAAGAATAACCTACTATGCTCTCGGCTTTCACTGGCCTTTTGGGGAGACAGTCTGCAGAATCAcctccttgtttttttatatcaatACCTACGCAGGAGTAAATTTCATGACATGTTTGAGCGTAGATCGCTTCTTTGCAGTGGTGCATCCACATCGCTACAACAAGGTTAGAAGAGAAAAGTATGCAAAGCTtatctgtgtttttgtttgggtGATTGTTTTTTCCCAAACCTTTCCACTTCTTTTACAGCAAATGTCAAAAGAGGAATCGAATGGAAAAGTTTCATGCATGGAATACCCAAATTTTGAAACAATACCAAATCTGCCATTTATGCTTCTTGGTGCATGCTTTATTGGATACGTTATTCCTTTAGGAATAATATTGGTTTGCTATACAAAAATAAGTATAAAGCTATGCCAAATAACAAAGGAAAACCCTCTCTCTGAAAAGTTGGGAACAAACAAGAAAGCTATTAAtacaatcattttaattattgctgtgtttttaatttgcttcaccccatatcatatatccATCATACAACATATGATTAAGAAATTAACATACACTCCAGACTGCAGTGAGCTGCAACATTTTCAGATCGGTCTTCACATTACTGTGTGTCTAATGAATTTAAACAGTTGCTTGGACccgtttatttacttttttacctGCAAAGGATACAACAGAAAGATCATGAAAATACTAAAACGCCAAGTAAGCGTATCTTCATCCAGTGCCACCAGACCAGCTGCTGAGGAAAGTTCACGTGATATCGTTGAAAGTCAGTTTATGGGTCCAACAAACATTTCCAAAAGACATAACTAA
- the gpr18.S gene encoding N-arachidonyl glycine receptor has protein sequence MDKTYHNQSERLEHNCHYEDYRVPALIYYSVMLPIGLLVNLTAIWVFSCTTKKRTTVTVYMINVALLDLMFLISVPFRIIYFAKQYWPFGDVFCRIVGALTVFYPSVTLWLFAFISADRYVAIVQPKHIKELKNISKAMAACFGIWIMTIVTATPLLLIYDDPEKEFNCTTCFKMFDINYFKKNNILNTARVIFFFFIPLSIMIGCYSIIIYSLISGKTSRLNSKAKKKSIRIIITLIVQVLVCFVPFHVCFILFTVQDGLDLYRSWGMLSTFLMNLSTCLDVILYYIVSRQFQDRVISVILYRNYLRSVRRKSIRGSALSLSNINSEMM, from the coding sequence ATGGATAAAACTTACCACAATCAAAGTGAAAGGCTTGAGCACAACTGCCATTATGAAGACTATCGGGTTCCTGCACTAATTTATTACAGTGTAATGTTACCCATCGGGCTTTTAGTCAATCTTACAGCTATTTGGGTATTTAGTTGTACCACGAAAAAGCGTACAACAGTCACTGTGTACATGATAAATGTTGCACTGCTTGACTTAATGTTCTTAATATCTGTTCCATTCCGCATAATATACTTTGCAAAACAGTACTGGCCCTTTGGAGATGTATTCTGTCGGATTGTGGGTGCTCTAACTGTGTTTTATCCTAGTGTTACATTGTGGTTGTTCGCCTTTATAAGTGCTGATAGATACGTGGCTATCGTGCAACCTAAGCACATAAAAGAACTGAAGAACATTTCCAAAGCAATGGCAGCATGCTTTGGAATATGGATAATGACTATAGTAACCGCAACACCTTTACTTTTAATCTATGATGATCCTGAAAAGGAATTTAATTGTACtacttgttttaaaatgtttgacatcaattactttaaaaagaaCAATATCTTGAACACTGCTCGTGTGATATTCTTCTTCTTCATTCCTTTATCCATCATGATAGGATGTTACAGCATCATTATTTACAGTCTAATCAGTGGCAAAACTTCTCGCCTGAATTCAAAAGCAAAGAAGAAATCAATACGGATTATTATCACTTTAATTGTGCAAGTGTTGGTGTGTTTTGTGCCATTCCATGTATGTTTCATATTATTTACAGTTCAAGATGGACTGGATCTCTATAGATCATGGGGAATGCTATCCACATTTCTAATGAATCTCAGCACATGCTTGGATGTTATTCTGTACTACATAGTATCAAGACAGTTTCAAGATAGAGTTATAAGCGTCATACTATATAGAAACTACCTACGAAGTGTACGAAGGAAAAGTATACGTGGAAGTGCTCTCTCTCTGAGTAATATCAACAGTGAAATGATGTGA